In bacterium, one DNA window encodes the following:
- the trpB gene encoding tryptophan synthase subunit beta, producing the protein MSAATPSPAGRFGRYGGQYVPETLIAALGEIEAAYNACKDTPEFRAEFAGLLQDYAGRPSPLYYAGRLSQMIGCKVYLKREDLNHTGSHKINNCLGQALVARRMGKPRLLAETGAGQHGVATATVAALLGMQGVVYMGEEDVRRQALNVFRMKLLGTEVVPVTSGTRTLKDAINEAFRDWMENVDSTYYLFGTVAGPHPFPTMVKDFQSVIGREVRAQCLEKEGRLPSRVIACVGGGSNSMGLFADFIPDTEVQLIGAEAGGRGLRVGDHSAALNLGTFGVLHGSAQYVLQDEDGQVAPAHSIAAGLDYPGVGPEHCYLKDIGRARYEIVDDMEAVRAFRILSETEGIIPALESAHAVALALRLKDEFSPDEIVVVNISGRGDKDCAEVAEVLEREGL; encoded by the coding sequence ATGTCTGCCGCCACCCCTTCTCCCGCTGGTCGCTTTGGTCGCTACGGCGGCCAGTACGTGCCCGAGACGCTCATCGCCGCGCTCGGCGAGATCGAGGCCGCCTACAACGCCTGTAAGGATACCCCAGAGTTCCGCGCGGAGTTCGCGGGGCTCTTGCAGGACTACGCCGGGCGGCCCAGCCCCCTGTACTATGCCGGGCGGCTGAGCCAGATGATCGGCTGCAAGGTCTATCTGAAGCGCGAGGACCTCAACCACACCGGCTCCCACAAGATCAACAACTGCCTGGGCCAGGCGCTGGTGGCCCGGCGGATGGGCAAGCCCCGGCTGCTGGCCGAGACGGGCGCCGGGCAGCATGGCGTGGCCACCGCCACCGTCGCCGCGCTGCTGGGGATGCAGGGCGTCGTCTACATGGGCGAGGAGGACGTGCGCCGCCAGGCCCTCAACGTCTTCCGCATGAAGCTGCTGGGTACGGAAGTCGTGCCCGTGACCAGCGGCACCCGCACGCTCAAGGACGCCATCAACGAAGCCTTCCGCGACTGGATGGAGAACGTGGACAGCACGTACTATCTGTTCGGCACGGTGGCCGGCCCGCACCCGTTCCCGACCATGGTCAAGGACTTCCAGTCCGTCATCGGCCGCGAAGTGCGCGCGCAGTGCCTGGAGAAGGAGGGGCGGCTGCCCAGCCGCGTCATCGCCTGCGTGGGCGGGGGCAGCAACTCCATGGGCCTCTTCGCCGACTTCATCCCCGACACGGAGGTCCAGCTCATCGGCGCCGAGGCGGGTGGGCGTGGCCTGCGGGTCGGCGATCACTCGGCGGCCCTGAACCTGGGCACCTTCGGCGTGCTGCACGGCTCGGCCCAGTACGTGCTGCAAGACGAGGACGGCCAGGTCGCCCCGGCCCATTCCATCGCCGCGGGTCTGGACTACCCCGGCGTGGGTCCCGAGCACTGCTACCTCAAGGACATCGGCCGCGCGCGCTATGAGATCGTGGACGACATGGAGGCGGTGCGGGCCTTCAGGATTCTCTCGGAGACAGAGGGCATCATCCCCGCCCTCGAGAGCGCGCACGCCGTCGCCCTGGCCCTGCGCCTCAAAGACGAGTTCAGCCCCGACGAGATCGTAGTGGTGAACATCTCGGGGCGAGGGGATAAGGACTGCGCGGAGGTGGCGGAGGTGTTGGAGAGGGAGGGGTTGTAA
- a CDS encoding AAA family ATPase, whose product MLQELRLQNYRGFRDHAVEFGPLTILAGINNAGKSTIVEALTIVSRVVSGYRSKPRQEAPPWLSHLPVGWGRRPSLAGVDVPVDGLFNNLGDPPAILTASFDSAVFTIYLGADLSVHASCPQLDSAHPHSTADSAFEAVPDMRVLPRVGPVARYERVLQRETVLRHLGSHLSPAHFRNELAMFPLGYERLRTLAEDTWKGLQLHDLSRIHRQEGWVHQLMVRVGDFTGELALMGHGLQMWLQTLWFMVRTPSTASVVLDEPDIYMHADLQRKIIRLLKGRYVQTIIATHSTEIIDEVEPSDIVSVNRTAARSARLADRTQAQGAVYELGSMHNIALSRLGSRRKFLVWEGQDLPLLKSFQNTLFPRSETPFDALPGAGVGGQGQWGSVVSWPELLRQTVMADVSVYCVLDRDFKPEDEIRGMISESRQNGVNLYVWRRKEIENYLLLPEVIARLLRPAEQGSAGTDLADLVALKIDEVVGSMEEDCFQSLASSWWAYQTRAARQEGKPPPDIKTVMQQVRTYLNRVWQSQDGRWGVVSGKAVFSRLSGWSQTEYGISLAPVRVARAVRESDLPGEVVMVVSAIEKGEAFPTETE is encoded by the coding sequence TAACAATCCTGGCCGGCATCAACAATGCGGGCAAGTCAACGATCGTCGAGGCTCTCACAATCGTGTCTCGCGTGGTTAGCGGGTACAGGAGCAAGCCGCGACAAGAAGCGCCGCCATGGCTCTCGCATCTGCCGGTAGGCTGGGGGAGAAGACCGTCACTCGCGGGCGTGGATGTGCCAGTTGATGGGCTCTTCAACAACCTGGGCGACCCGCCTGCCATTCTCACAGCATCCTTCGACTCAGCCGTGTTCACGATCTACCTTGGCGCAGACCTGTCAGTACATGCGTCGTGCCCGCAGCTCGATTCTGCCCATCCACACTCGACTGCGGACTCCGCTTTCGAGGCCGTTCCCGACATGCGTGTTCTGCCGCGCGTTGGGCCCGTCGCGCGATATGAGAGGGTACTGCAGAGAGAGACCGTCCTGCGGCATCTCGGTTCTCATTTGAGCCCAGCACACTTCCGCAACGAGTTGGCGATGTTCCCGCTCGGTTATGAGAGGCTGAGGACGCTTGCCGAAGACACGTGGAAGGGACTTCAGCTTCATGACCTGAGCCGCATCCATCGCCAAGAGGGATGGGTTCATCAGCTCATGGTCCGGGTGGGCGACTTCACGGGCGAACTGGCGTTGATGGGGCATGGTCTGCAGATGTGGTTGCAGACGCTGTGGTTCATGGTCCGCACCCCAAGCACTGCGAGTGTCGTACTTGACGAACCCGACATCTACATGCACGCCGACCTCCAGCGGAAGATCATCAGGCTCCTCAAGGGGCGCTACGTCCAGACGATCATCGCCACCCACTCAACGGAGATTATCGACGAAGTCGAGCCTTCTGATATCGTCAGCGTAAATCGCACGGCCGCGCGGTCAGCCCGCTTGGCGGATAGGACCCAGGCTCAAGGCGCCGTCTATGAGTTGGGGTCCATGCACAACATAGCGCTCAGTAGGTTAGGGTCGAGGCGCAAGTTCCTCGTCTGGGAAGGTCAGGACTTGCCTCTCCTCAAGTCATTCCAGAACACGCTTTTCCCGCGGAGTGAGACCCCCTTCGACGCCCTTCCGGGTGCCGGTGTAGGTGGGCAGGGCCAGTGGGGAAGTGTGGTATCGTGGCCAGAGCTGCTGCGGCAGACCGTCATGGCCGATGTCTCCGTCTACTGCGTTCTGGACAGGGACTTCAAGCCAGAGGACGAGATCAGGGGGATGATCAGCGAGTCTCGCCAGAACGGGGTGAACCTCTATGTGTGGCGACGGAAGGAGATCGAGAACTACCTGCTTCTACCCGAGGTGATCGCGAGGTTGCTGCGTCCCGCCGAGCAAGGCTCGGCCGGGACCGATCTAGCGGACCTGGTAGCGCTCAAGATTGACGAGGTTGTTGGCTCCATGGAAGAAGACTGCTTCCAGTCGCTAGCCAGCTCGTGGTGGGCTTACCAGACGAGGGCAGCCAGGCAGGAGGGCAAGCCGCCACCCGACATCAAGACAGTCATGCAACAGGTGCGCACCTATCTCAACAGAGTGTGGCAGAGCCAAGACGGCCGATGGGGTGTCGTGTCCGGGAAAGCGGTCTTCAGCCGACTGTCGGGATGGTCACAGACTGAGTACGGTATCTCGCTCGCGCCCGTCAGAGTAGCGCGTGCAGTGCGCGAGAGCGACCTACCCGGAGAGGTCGTGATGGTTGTGAGCGCCATCGAGAAAGGGGAGGCATTCCCTACTGAGACTGAGTAG